Within Octopus bimaculoides isolate UCB-OBI-ISO-001 chromosome 20, ASM119413v2, whole genome shotgun sequence, the genomic segment CATTTTCACAGTAGAGTTTGTAatagaactagagaagaaatatcaggcataaaaacaaaacgtagacacaaAGGACTATACAGTTATCTTACCAAATTGCAAAGTTCTAGCAAGCAGGAAAATAGACATGACTCCTTTCACCTCAATAAATGGCCCTGCTTTATATGAAGGAAAGGTGTAAGTAGGAATTCCATATGGcatacccagtgcaagctataaATGGACACACAAAAGATTAACAGCAAAAGTGGTCTTTATATGTGaaagatgcacaggagcaataaacattaAGGACATACAAGacagattttctcaaatgctaTGAAACACTTCCTTCAGGTAGtggatagcttttgttacctaggtgacctaattagtaaTAAAGGagaatgttctgaaagtataattGCTAggataagaataggatggagaaagtttaGACAACTATTagctctgttggcaacaaaacatctctctctcagaggaaaagcagattgtatgatgatGCTTGTACATGAACAGCTTTGCTGCATGATAGTGAAATGTGCTGTGAATAGAGGAaatatgcataggcttgaaagaaacaaAGCTAGCATAGTCCACTGGATGtacaacatcagtgtgcatatatgacaaagTACAGattgttgagagaaaaactgagccTCATGGAGGAGATAACAAAGGAGGAAGATGATTGGCTCTGCTCAAGAAAATCCGTCCAAGTAAAAATGAGGCCCTAAAAGCATGTTGCTTATGTCTGAGCCCCTGCACCCAATTTGTCTCTAATGAACCTCTACCGCAACAATCCATTCTCCTAATGCCCATCTCTCCCACAATTCATCTTTCTAACATCCACTCCCTCCATCACTCTGCTGACTAAGGCACTAATCTTTCAGCTGTTGTAATTATAAGAACAGAACTGCATATATTTCATAGACTACCAACACAGCTCATCCTCCCTGGAACCACCTCtttttttctcacacattctCAGTATCATCCCTTACTTTCTTATTTCCCCTTTCACCTGTATACTCATTCATTTTGCCAACAGCAACCCTTCCCCCATTACCTCGATTCATTTTCCACTATTTCCACCCTTATTTATCTCTGATTTAGTCCCTGGCAGTGTGCATCTTTCTTGCACAGTACTCCCACACACTTCACACCATCTTTACAACCACTTATTATCTCCCTGACCTACATCTACTTTGTCTACCTTCCCCTCTAAATGATATTTATGAATGATCATACTGCACCAAGTTCACCACTCATTGCATTTCCCTCTATCCTCATCTCTGTCCATCTGCCAATCTCCCATAAACTCAATTATCTACCCAGACCACTTTTCTTATGGACAATAACTTGAAAGCATACCCTGatacatcttcaccaccatcctctTTATTATCCAACTCGGATAGCTATATATCtccctacagcaagacacctgttcttgtTCTTCTATCATGATTTAGCCTCTCATCACATGGCCTAAAGCCAATTCACTTCATTGAGTCATGTCTTGTGAGTCACATGTTGGTCTCACTAGTGCAAGTTTCACATAAAATCAACCATTGAAACCACCCCAAATCAGATATTGGAGTTTGATACAGTCCTCTGGGTTGCCAGCTCCTgtaaaactgtccaactcataccagcatggaaaaggaccttaaatgatgatgaggatgatatgtgtgtatctacatatgtatcgatgtatgtatgcacatgtgtgttagTTATAATGAAAAACCACAAATCTTGTTAAATACAGCTGCCCAGCATTTCCTAGTCAAAACATTAACTTATTTCGCCATTTTTCAAGCCAAGAACAAGACTGTTTATCAGTTGCTTTTTCAAGCAGATGACATTTAAACAAGGGATACTGATAAGGAAGAAGACAAAGGAAACACTCAAGGGAGATCAGTATCTCTTGTttaaatgtaatcaacttaacccttttgttaccaacccgacTGAAACCGGCTCTGTAGTACACATATCTTGTTTTCAcaggttttgaattaaaatcttccactaaaccttagtcacaattaatgttcctaacactaacttaataactaagttattttacaaattctttgttatatctaaaataattgagagaaacactaagcatctcaaaataaatacagaaatgaaaaggTTAAAAAGCAGATTTGAAACCCTGTGTAGCTGTATTTAACAagatttgtggtttttattacataatttttcttaGCTGATCAAGTGCTACTCTATGTGTTGAAGTTAACCAGGTTGTCTACAGGGGAAGTGTatcagcattatagtcaactgctacaaaggcaaaggtgatgccttagacagaaataattacagaagcatcaaattgctggaccaggtgatgaaagtcactgaaagggtcatagctcaattaattaggaagagagttagcgtagatgagatgcagttcagattTGTGCCAGGTAGGAACATGAttatgctatattcctggttaggGAACTGCAGAAGAAGTATTTAGCCAAAATTAAATCTCTGTATTTGGtgtttgttgacatggagaaagcttttgacaggatTCCCAGCTCTCTCATCTGGAGGTCAATacagaagctagggatagatgagtggttagagAGAGCTGTATAAGTTATGTACAGGGATGTTGTTAGTaaagtgaaggttggcaatgaattcagtgtacaagtaggagttcaccaaggattaGTTCTCATccccctcttctttctcttaGTCCTGGCTACCCCTGGAAGCTCCTCtacactgatgaccttgttcttatagatAAATTACTACCTGGcatagagaagaaatttcaggtgtgaaagAAATTTCAGGCttggaatctaagggccttagagttaatttagcaaaaaccaaagtcttagtaagtaggaaaacagacaaatcacaagtcccttcagggAGACGGCCCTACTCAATATATAAGAAGgctgttggtagaaactccatacattgtacccagtgcaagcttcgGGCACATAAGAGATGTAGCAGTATCACAGtaaggttaacagagaaactagtctttgtgtgtgtcaaaTGTGCGGGTACAATAAGCAGTGAAAATGTGCTGgcaatagactccctcaaatgctcAACAGGATCAACAgcagtagtagatagcttctgttacctaggtgaccaagttagcagcaAAGGAGGAatttctgaaagtgtagttgctagaataagaatgggctgggtaaagttcagagagtttcTACCTTTGTTGATGACTAAGAGcatctccctcagagtgaaaggcagattgtatgatgcctgtgtacgtacagctatgctacatgactGTGAAATGTAggctttgactacagaggacttgtgaaggcttgaaagaactGAAGCTAGCATACTCcactggatgagtaatgtcattGTGCACATATGacagaaaataaatgatttaagaggaaaactgggtataagaggcatcaaatgttGTGTGCAAGAAGAAGACTGCACTATTTTGGTTATGTGATGcacatggatgaggacagctgcataaagaagtgccaagctctaattgtggaggaaacctgcagaagaggtagacccaagaagacatgggacaaagtggtgagaaaggatcttggGATGTTAGGCTTCACTGAGGAAACGACAAGGGTCCAGGAGTTgtagcaatttgctgtacttgagaagacgcagcaagccaagtaaaaccactGTCACCcctacatacaggcttgtcttttACAGGtgcaggtgtcacataaaatgcactcatgccagtgctgcatataCACACCTGTGCTAgaggcatgtgaaaagcacccagaacTCTGCAAACTGGCTGGCAttaaggagggcatccagctgtagaaaccatgcaacaACAGACAAGTGAActctggccagctccatgtcaaactgtccagcccatactAGCctggaaaacggatattaaatgataataatgatatatacacatgaggagctgctgaaaagttcctggatttgggtaaaagaaaatacaggaggatcagttaattatgattttattcacctaATTCCCCTCTTTGAATcaaacatttattgcagtggtccttcagttcttctaagtcctgcaaaagaacttggaaagttgggcctccaaccaggccttttgcgatactcattaagtcagaaacttttcagcaccctcttgtatacatgcatatatatatatatatatatatatatataaagcacgatttattcatgGCCAGAGTTGTTCAAAAACTGAGGtactactgtgtatatatatacatatatattagtagtagtaggcatCTGTTGGTCTCAAGAGGCCAGGGATCTGCACCTGAAGAAATCATGTCAGCTGTTGATGATGGTGCAGTGTCTGTTGTGGGTGTACAGGCCCACATGGGAATCGCACAAGTGTGCTTTTCTTTGGTGATGAGTTCCTGTTTTTTTTCCGCTCTCTTCATCCCCTTTTGCAGTGTGTCTCCAGTGTGGGCAATCATTTGCAGcctcctcccatctcaggacGTCCAGATCAGTTCACTTATCTCAGCTCTACCATCACTGATGACCTCTCCCTTGACCCTGAGATCAACAGGCAAATTGGACAAGCATCCTCCACATTTGCCAAGCTCACAAAAGGAGtctgagaaaacaaaaaactggCTTCAAAACATCAAGATTGCTGTCTATAAGTACGCTACTTTATAGTAgtcagacatgaatatatatatatatatatatatttatttatttatttatgtgtttcagccaagtggctgcggtcatgctggtgcaccatatatatatatatatacatacatatatatataatcggtttGCTTACTtaacctcctagaaatagcacccaaatctccttcaaattacagccTACTACCAGGTGAGTCAAAACTTTTTGAGGATTTTCACTGATGATCTTTGGCAACTTGTATCTCCATgctatatcattaatttgataaaCTTGTTGTCCAAtcattgttgatttgtttattgtttattttacagctttgataatGAGTGGTGAAAACAATTGCAATTAGAGCCATTTTTTATGTTGCCTGTGGAAAAATGGTCTAAATGCAAAGGTAGCAGCAAAAGAAATTCAACAAACATGTGGTACAAGACTGCTTCAGACATTTCAAGGAAAGTGACAGTCTTGAACATAAGCCAAGGTCAGGGAGACCTGTTATGGAAGATGAGGCTTCACTTGAAATGGTTGAACAGCCAAGCACATGCACATTGTTGGCAGAACTTGGTCCTTCACAAAGCACATCCTCAACACTCCATAAGCTTGGCTTTGTGAAGAGATGTCGAGAAGCTCCTCATGAACTGACCAAGCTCAACAATgtgtgaacatttgcaaacaatTATTGGCAAATCTTCAAGATGCCCATTTTTGGTACCAAACTAGCAATGAAAAATGGATCTGTTTTTGTAATCCTAATACAAGAAATCAGTGGCTTCATTCCAGACAGACTTCAGAACCGGTTGTCAAACAAGGTCatgtgtgtttggtggaatttcaaaGGGATGTTGTACTTTGAGCTGTCCCAGATAGTCATTTTGTGAATGTTAATCTTTATGCTCAACATCTGCAGTGAGTATATGTTTTGAAAGCCTGCTACCCAGCACTGGTCAATTGGAGACATGCACTCCTACAACATGGCAATGCCCCAGCACACACTGCCAATGTGACCAAGCACAAATTTGAGGGGATGTAAGTGCTGCTTCACCATGCCTACAGTTCAGACCTTGCACCTCTTCTGAGTCACAGCTCATTTCTTGCATGGACAGAGGTTCAATAAATGGATGCAGCGAGACTTTGCCTCTAAACCAGCCAGATAGTCTGAGTGTGAAATTGAGCTTCTGCAATAATGACGGCAGCAAAGAATAGAATATgacatatattttgataaataaacactttttgtatgtaatttgtctgaactattaattaaagcttgaaatacaaaaaaacttTTGACCCCAACTTGGTATCCTGAAAACAAAGGATAGATTCAGAGTGTGTAgtatcaaaagaaagaaagaaaaaagcatgtcatggctggaatgcctttggacATGTCTGCTAGAACTGAATTGGAGCAAAAGAACATCAATTGAAACTGCAGCCATGAAGAACCTAAAACAGTTAACCAATCCTAAATAGTTCTATACTACCTAGTTCTGATATCTgtattttatagttaaatattggCACCCAATTAAGACACCATGGGCTAAACTGTGGTTTGTTACAATAGTGATGTTGATGTATGAGTGAGTAAAGCATAGGAACAGCAGTGAGTTTGAATGAAGTTTGGTGTGCATCAAAGGGTCAATATTAAACTAGCTGCTATTTGTAGTTATGATGGAGGAGCTGGCTTGAAGCATAAAGGAGAGTTTAGCATGGCAGTTGCTATACTCAGGCAATCTAATGTTAAGAGTAGATAGTAAGGATGGATTGAAGTAGGAAATAAGAAGATGGAAGAAGTATGAGGAGGTAAAAGGTATGAAGGTAGATATGGAAAAGATGAAGGTGATAGCAAGTGATAAAGCATGTACTGAAGTGGATGAAAAAGGGAAGTGGTTGAGTGAGTGTAAAGGAGAGGTATTAGAGTAAACTTCAATAAATGTACAACATGCACTGCTGGGTTTGCTAAAAATGTAATGAAGTGTGAGAGTTATTAActaatggcgcaggagtggctgtgtggttagtagcttgcttaccaaccacaggtttctgggttcagtcccactgcatggcaccttgggcaaatgtcttctactatagcctcaggctgatcaagagtggatttggtagacagaaattgaaagaagcctgtcatatatatatatgtgtgtgtgtctgtgtttgtctccccaacatcacttgacaactgatgctggtgtgtttacatccccgtaacattagtgattcggcaaaagaggccgatagaataagtactaggcttacaaagaataagtcctggggtcgatttgctcaccTAAAGGCGGTACACCAGTATGACcaaagtcaaatgattgaaacaagtaaaagaataaaagaataatgtaacAGCTACATTTAAGTGTGTAAGGTATGTAGAAAGGGATCTATAAAAGGGAAGGAATATTGAGCTGAATCTTGGAAATGGTATAAAAAAGTAATGTGTGAAAACATTACTACCTAGGAGATATGTTGAATGGAGAAGACACTTCAGACTTAGCAGCAGTTGCTAAGTGTGAAGTGAGATGTGCATGAAAGAAGTTCTGAGTGATATTAGCAATGAGGAGAGATGTGCACTGAAAGTAAAGGGAAAGGTTTATGTTGCATGTGTGAGGATATGAAAAGTGCTAGGATTTATGAGTGAGACATAGGTAATGAATGTAGAGTAACGCAGAAAGCTGGAAAGATGTTAAATTAGAAAGGTTCAGTGAATGAataaagtatgagagagagagagaggacaaacaaTAAATTGCACAAGATTATGAGATAAAAGCCAGTGATGGATGTGTAAAAAAAATGGGATGAATGGTTGGATTATAAACTGAGAGAGGATGAAAGCAACTGAATGGGAGAAGTGATGAAAATGAACGTGAAAGGAAGTAGAGGAAGTGGGGAAGACTGAAAAAGAcatgattaatgatgatgatgatgaaggaggaaATGAAAGTAAGGAGATTCATGAGGTGGATGTAGAATACAGAGCTAAATGGAGGACAGTCAATGAGACCTGCAAAGCCAATACCTGCTTCTGCAgggaaaattgttttaaaacatgTTCTTCTTGTACTACACTCCAgagtatatacaggggttggacaaaataatggaaacacctagcaccataattttgaaatgtctatAAAACCACAAAAAGCttggttatttttatgtttttttgatttattattagtgttgcttaatatgttttgctaaaattgctgtttcttttcagatatcatcagaaaaaggtaactaAAATTCGTTAAAATGatagatctattggactttcaaagagctcaaattgttggtgcttgcatggcaggtgctagcgtaacgaaaacagctgaaatgtttggtgtatcaagaagtactgttttgaaaagaaatgacagcctttgagaaagagggaaaaacctcctcattgaaacaaaactctggaagaaaaccaaaactttcagataggaaccatcggactcttacacaaattgttagaaaggatcaccaaagtacagctcccagaattactgcagagcttaacgaCCACCTGGataacccagtttccacaaaaactgtttgccgggagctgcacaaagccggatttcacaggagggctgcaatcagaaaaccattactttcaaaaacaaatgttgcaatgcATTTAGAGTGGAGTTAAAACCTACAgtattggtccctagagcagtggaagaatgttattttctcggacaagtcatccttNNNNNNNNNNNNNNNNNNNNNNNNNNNNNNNNNNNNNNNNNNNNNNNNNNNNNNNNNNNNNNNNNNaattaatagtcaagactatttaaacattttatctgatcaaattcatcctatggttgcggaactgtttccggagggaaatgcaatctttcaggatgataatgcaccagctaaagttgttactgaatggcacaaggaacattctagtgaagttgaacatcttatctggccaccacagtccccagatctcaatattattgaacatttatggtgctttttagaaaaacatcatcactacaagaaatggagactgttttaactgaagaatggacaaaaattcctttggaaacaattcaaactttgtacaagtccatacctcgaagtattcaagctgtaattactgtcaaaggcagtcctaccccatattaaaattaatttgtttgaaattttaagatgtttccattattttgtccaacccctgtagcTAAAATACAAATACAGTAAATGCAATACTGGTGCCACGGTACCCAGTTAAGGTATTATATCACTGCTAATTAGTACCATATATACAAGAGCAAGAGCAACAAATGATATACATTAGTAGTAAGTtagtgaatttatttaaaattacattttacaaAATAGCATTTTTCTTCGATGGAACTGTCTCTTTAGTTTGTGATGATTCCTTTGCatcttttttctcattctcagGTTTCTTATTACGTTCAGGAGTGGCAAGATAACTGCCCCCTTCCCAAAGTCTTTTGTTCAAGAGTTGTGTAAGCAATGGACATATATCCAGATATACAACTCTATCCTGATCATCAACATAAGCCTTGAGGAGAGAACGGACAACAGGAAGTTCCCACTCTTTCAGACCACTTCTGAAATTCCTTAAAATGTACATCATTGTGTCCATATCACAGTATCCACTTTGTTCATCATCAAGTTCTGTAAATGCCACCATCAATT encodes:
- the LOC106878427 gene encoding uncharacterized protein LOC106878427, whose product is MPDYKDQDMSKSLNGKDDLFPPSRFDELMVAFTELDDEQSGYCDMDTMMYILRNFRSGLKEWELPVVRSLLKAYVDDQDRVVYLDICPLLTQLLNKRLWEGGSYLATPERNKKPENEKKDAKESSQTKETVPSKKNAIL